The region ATACATTCTTTGGAAACTGAAGGCAATTGGTTATTCAAATATAGAGGGCAAGTACCTGCACTATTATTCTTGGTAGCAGTGCCTGCGATTTATTTCACAGACTTATCTTATTTAAGCGAACAGAATCTGGAAATTATAAAGTGGTTTTCTATTGTGGTATGTGTGCTTGGTTTTTTTGTAAGAGGCTATACAATAGGAAGTGTAGCTCGTAATACATCAGGAAGAAATAGGACTAAACAAGTTGCAGAAGTACTTAACACGAAAGGAATATACTCAGTGGTTCGGCACCCATTGTATTTAGGTAATTATTTGATTTGGATCGGAATAGTCATTTATATCAGTAATATTTATTTTTTCCTTGTAGTTAGTTTGATGTATTGGATTTATTACGAGAGAATTATGTTTGCTGAAGAACGTTTTTTGGAAGGGAAGTTTGGGGACGATTATTTAAATTGGTCGAAGGGTGTACCTGCATTTATTCCAAAGTTTAGTCTGTGGGAAGGGAAAGGGAATGGTGTTTCCTGGAAAGCCACTCTCAGAAGGGAGTATTCAGGTTTTTTATCAACCGTTTTTGGCTTTTTATTCGTTGACTTTTTAAGAGATTCCTTTCTTCAAAATAAATTAGTTATAACGGAGAAATCAATAATGATTTTTAGTATAACCTTGGTTATTACTTTGGCATTAAGGACGCTGAAAAGAAATACATCTCTTCTGAAAGATTAGAGACCCAAATTGATGCACTATTCTCCTTTGATGGCAAGAGATTAAAGCACTATTCCGGAGAGCGAATACATCCAGATAAATGGAATCCAGAAAAGCAAAGAGCTGTTAGAGGAGTTGCCGGGGGATCGGATATCGATGACCTCCTTAATACTCTTAATGAAAAAATCCTAAAACAATATCGCGAAGCCAATATAGTGGGCAAAAAACCAACCGTTGATTATTTTAAGCAATTCCTTAATTCGGGGAAATCCAATAATTCCTTTTTTGAAGTTTTCGATAAGTTTATTCAAAGCTGCCAAAACAGCAGAGCAGAAATGCCATACGACAAAAGCGATGCTCCAGCAGGTACGGTCAAGGCTCATAGTTGACAAACGTTAAAGACACATAGTTGACACTTTTTAATAATTTAAGGCATAACCCAAACGCTAAGTTATGCCGAAAAACGTATCAACTATGGAACAAGAAAGTGAATTTATCACATTATGGGAATCCAATAATTATTCCTTTTCAGCTCTTTGCAATGAGTTTAACATTTCAAGAACTGCTGGATATAATATTATAAACAAGTATAAAGAATTTGGCCCCTCTGGTATTGCAGATAACTCCAGAGCTCCTTTCAGGCAACCCAACAAAACTCCTGCTGAGATAAAATAAGCAATAGTCAAGCTAAGAAAGAACCATAAAAACTGGGGTGCCAGAAAGTTTTCGGAGCTACTCAAGTCGGAGTTTGATGAAGATGTTATTCCTTCAGTTACAACTATCAATAATATACTTGGAAGGAATGGGCTGATAGAGCCTAGAAAGCGTATTAAAAGGGTAGCCAGTATATCCTATATTCAACCCTGTGGAGTCTAATGAAGTCTGGAGTGTAAAAAACGGTGCATCGGACCACCTAATTTCGGTTGAATTGACCATCGATGTCACTTTCCACAAACACTCTACACTCTAACGGTACCAATACTTGTAAGCATATTATTAAATTACAATAGGTGGTCAATCGCACCGACATTTCCAGACAGAACCCTCAATTGAAAGATACTGACGTATTTTTGTTGCAT is a window of Flavobacteriales bacterium DNA encoding:
- a CDS encoding DUF1295 domain-containing protein, producing MALIHSLETEGNWLFKYRGQVPALLFLVAVPAIYFTDLSYLSEQNLEIIKWFSIVVCVLGFFVRGYTIGSVARNTSGRNRTKQVAEVLNTKGIYSVVRHPLYLGNYLIWIGIVIYISNIYFFLVVSLMYWIYYERIMFAEERFLEGKFGDDYLNWSKGVPAFIPKFSLWEGKGNGVSWKATLRREYSGFLSTVFGFLFVDFLRDSFLQNKLVITEKSIMIFSITLVITLALRTLKRNTSLLKD
- a CDS encoding helix-turn-helix domain-containing protein, with amino-acid sequence MPKNVSTMEQESEFITLWESNNYSFSALCNEFNISRTAGYNIINKYKEFGPSGIADNSRAPFRQPNKTPAEIK